One part of the Oryzias melastigma strain HK-1 linkage group LG21, ASM292280v2, whole genome shotgun sequence genome encodes these proteins:
- the mcf2lb gene encoding guanine nucleotide exchange factor DBS isoform X6 yields MMKKKKLASELDTGIPMVPLKLYEIMQLDNSPLRAADISADLRKQFAFLSGGRGDNGSPVIVFPEFPAFSEITDREFHNVLTYLTSVPSLSSTDVGFILVIDRRQDRWAAVKGTLLRIAGSFPGNLQLVLVLRPTTLLQRTLSDILFKFNKDDFKMKVPVIMLSSLTELHSYIDRSQLTQELGGTQEYCHEKWISHRTAIEGFALMVKKTAQALQSFGTDLAETELPNEIQATTVLLSTHTNKRDKMKEDLLVALGQGSRLLESINEPIMHNPDHNMNQDELENLATVQRLLSQLDETERAFDEFWLRHQTKLQQCLQLRHFEHNYREVRALLDHLSEKLTTFSEVGISPAHADHIFSELTTFEERVCEVLDRASALSQEGDELIQNSHYAEDSIQPKCCELRALTESTSSSLRARKDHLLKAIELHHRLERTSKWVDDGIYLLASQPVDKCQSHEGAEVALQELERYLDNAGCSQLTDLGSIWTEYEGVLNQQLREQVEKIYQKQASMQEMFDKRTVSLKKLAAKQMRPVQPVAPRPEAFIKSPLNSPAHRAQQEKNGSDSDNSCGKGQQQSEDGNSRHASLSEEEENLAVLRRHVMNELLETERAYVEELLCVLQGYASEMDNPAMSHLIPPSLQNKKEVLFGNMPEIYHFHKRTFLRELEQYTDCPELVGRCFLQRMTDLQIYEKYCHNKPRSESLWRQCSDCAFFHECQKKLEHKLGLDSYLLKPVQRITKYQLLLKEMLKYSRSCEGADDLQEALTSILGILKAVNDSMHLIAITGYEGNLTELGKLLMQGSFSVWTEHKKGHAKVKDLARFKPMQRHIFLHEKALLFCKRREENGEGYEKAPSYSFKQSLSMSAVGITENAKGDNKKFEIWCNSREEVYIVQAPTADVKTTWVNEIRKVLTTQLEACREASQQRAPDQVIQAPPVHSVTVCLSPFKTTQKTLKKGEEKKAELPALDVSSSSSPKLAGKDGAVTSPTSDRAAVAKKRFTLQGFSNLKAQKEPSASNDRSFTLPMTIFSSAGSPTSPDHKSKRQSDPTPFGYKGWNKPTLSLDASGENDGYSSAEEPLNSDPEDENTKKLCAGKYTVLVDYEKGGAEELSVKSGDSVELVKEGDDGQWFVRNLNSSEEGWIAAANLLTLIEKSKSCQSLTSSEGSGSGNLSTSSSCSETYTNFSEIKPPALQ; encoded by the exons ATGAGATCATGCAGCTGGACAACAGTCCGCTCCGAGCTGCAGACATCAGCGCCGACCTCAGAAAGCAGTTCGCTTTCCTTTCAG GAGGTAGAGGGGATAATGGCAGCCCCGTCATCGTGTTCCCAGAATTCCCTGCGTTCAGCGAGATCACGGACAGAGAGTTTCACAATGTCCTGACCTACCTTACAAGTGTGCCAAG CCTGTCGTCAACAGACGTGGGTTTCATTCTGGTCATCGATCGGCGGCAGGACAGATGGGCGGCTGTGAAGGGGACGCTCCTCCGGATTGCt GGTTCCTTCCCCGGGAACCTccagctggttctggttctgaggcCCACCACCCTCCTGCAGCGGACTCTGTCAGACATTCTCTTCAAATTCAACAAGGatgatttcaaaatgaaagtgCCG GTGATCATGCTGAGCTCTCTGACCGAGCTGCACTCGTACATCGATCGCTCTCAGCTGACACAGGAGCTGGGAGGGACGCAGGAGTACTGTCACGAGAAGTGGATCTCCCATCGCACT GCTATTGAAGGTTTCGCTCTGATGGTTAAGAAAACGGCTCAGGCGCTGCAGTCGTTTGGAACCGACCTAGCAGAGACCGAACTCCCCAACGAGATCCAGGCCACAACCGTCCTGCTCAGCACGCACACCAACAAGAGGGACAAAATGAAG GAGGACCTGCTGGTGGCTCTGGGTCAGGGGAGCAGGCTTCTGGAGAGCATCAATGAACCCATCATGCACAACCCAGACCACAACATGAACCAGGACGAACTAGAAAACCTGGCCACAGTGCAGAG ACTGCTGTCTCAGCTGGATGAGACGGAGAGGGCTTTTGACGAGTTCTGGCTGAGGCATCAGACCAAACTGCAGCAGTGCCTCCAACTGCGTCACTTTGAGCACAACTACAGAGAA gtcagagcTCTGCTGGATCACTTGTCGGAGAAGCTCACCACCTTCTCAGAGGTCGGCATCAGTCCGGCCCACGCTGACCACATCTTCAGTGAACTCACCACCTTTGAGGAGAGAGTCTGT GAGGTTCTGGACAGAGCCTCGGCCTTGTCTCAGGAGGGTGATGAACTCATCCAGAACTCCCACTACGCCGAAGACTCGATCCAGCCCAAATGCTGCGAGCTCAGAGCCCTCACCGAGAGCACGAGCAGCAGCCTGAGGGCCCGGAAGGACCACCTCCTCAAAGCCATCGAGCTGCACCACCGCCTGGAGAGG ACGTCTAAATGGGTCGATGATGGGATCTACCTGCTGGCATCCCAGCCAGTAGACAAGTGCCAGTCACACGAGGGGGCGGAGGTGGCCCTGCAGGAGCTGGAGCGTTACCTGGACAATGCCGGCTGCAGCCAACTGACAGACCTCGGCAGCATCTGGACGGAGTATGAGGGGGTGTTGAACCAGCAGCTCAGG GAACAAGTGGAGAAGATTTACCAGAAGCAGGCGTCCATGCAGGAGATGTTTGACAAGAGGACGGTCAGCCTCAAGAAGCTAGCAGCCAAACAGATGAGGCCTGTGCAGCCGGTCGCCCCGAGACCCGAGGCCTTCATCAAGTCACCGCTCAACTCTCCTG CTCACAGAGCACAGCAGGAGAAGAACGGCTCGGACTCGGACAACAGCTGTGGAAAA GGACAGCAGCAGAGCGAAGACGGCAACAGCAGACACGCGTCTCTgtcagaagaggaggagaacctgGCAGTGCTCAGGCG ACACGTCATGAACGAACTGCTTGAAACCGAGAGAGCTTACGTGGAGGAGCTGCTCTGTGTGCTGCAG GGATATGCCTCAGAGATGGATAATCCTGCGATGTCTCACCTCATCCCGCCGTCTCTGCAGAACAAGAAGGAGGTTCTGTTCGGAAACATGCCAGAAATCTACCACTTCCACAAAAG GACCTTCCTGAGAGAGCTGGAGCAGTACACAGACTGCCCAGAGTTGGTTGGGAGGTGTTTCCTACAGAGG ATGACAGACCTCCAGATCTATGAGAAGTACTGTCACAACAAGCCTCGCTCAGAAAGCCTGTGGAGGCAGTGCTCCGACTGCGCCTTCTTTCAT GAGTGTCAGAAAAAGCTGGAGCATAAGTTGGGTTTAGACTCGTATCTGCTCAAACCTGTTCAAAGGATCACCAAATaccagctgctgctgaag GAAATGCTGAAGTACAGCAGGAGCTGTGAGGGGGCTGACGACCTGCAGGAGGCGCTGACCTCCATCTTAGGCATTCTGAAAGCCGTCAATGATTCTATGCACCTCATCGCTATCACAGGATACGAG ggtAATCTGACTGAGCTGGGTAAGCTGCTGATGCAGGGGTCCTTCAGCGTGTGGACCGAACACAAAAAAGGTCACGCCAAGGTTAAGGATCTGGCTCGGTTCAAGCCCATGCAGAGGCACATCTTCCTCCACGAGAAGGCCCTGCTCTTCTGcaagaggagggaggagaacGGAGAGGGCTATGAAAAAGCTCCCTCTTACAGCTTCAAGCAGTCTCTGAGT ATGAGTGCAGTGGGTATCACCGAAAATGCAAAAGGAGACAACAAAAAGTTTGAGATCTGGTGCAACTCCAGAGAAGAGGTTTATATTGTTCAG GCACCAACAGCTGACGTAAAAACTACATGGGTAAATGAGATCAGGAAGGTTCTGACAACCCAGTTGGAGGCATGCAGAg AAGCcagccagcagagggcgccagACCAGGTCATCCAAGCACCTCCTGTGCACAGTGTGACTGTGTGTCTAAG TCCATTTAAGACCACCCAGAAGACTTTGAAAAAGGGAGAGGAGAAAAAAGCTGAGCTCCCAGCCCTTGATGTCAGCTCCTCTTCTTCCCCAAAGCTCGCAGGGAAAG ACGGGGCTGTGACAAGCCCGACCTCAGACAGAGCTGCTGTGGCTAAAAAGCGCTTTACCTTACAGGGCTTCAGTAACCTCAAAGCTCAGAAAG AGCCCTCAGCTTCTAATGACAGAAGTTTTACTCTTCCCATGACAATCTTCTCATCAGCAG GATCTCCCACCAGCCCCGATCACAAGTCCAAGCGCCAGAGCGACCCTACGCCGTTTGGCTACAAAG GCTGGAACAAGCCGACTCTGTCGCTAGACGCCTCCGGGGAGAACGACGGCTACTCCAGCGCTGAGGAACCTCTCAACTCTGACCCCGAGGACGAAAACACAAAGAAGCTG TGCGCTGGAAAATACACTGTGCTGGTCGACTACGAGaaaggaggagctgaggagctTTCGGTCAAGAGTGGAGACTCTGTGGAGCTGGTCAAAGAGGGAGACGATGGTCAATG GTTTGTCCGTAACTTGAACTCCTCTGAGGAGGGCTGGATCGCTGCTGCCAACCTGCTCACTCTCATTGAGAAATCAAAGTCCTGCCAGTCTCTCACCAGCTCAG
- the mcf2lb gene encoding guanine nucleotide exchange factor DBS isoform X5, which produces MIFWMKTEEMALGELLERLRSVTQCIDEIMQLDNSPLRAADISADLRKQFAFLSGGRGDNGSPVIVFPEFPAFSEITDREFHNVLTYLTSVPSLSSTDVGFILVIDRRQDRWAAVKGTLLRIAGSFPGNLQLVLVLRPTTLLQRTLSDILFKFNKDDFKMKVPVIMLSSLTELHSYIDRSQLTQELGGTQEYCHEKWISHRTAIEGFALMVKKTAQALQSFGTDLAETELPNEIQATTVLLSTHTNKRDKMKEDLLVALGQGSRLLESINEPIMHNPDHNMNQDELENLATVQRLLSQLDETERAFDEFWLRHQTKLQQCLQLRHFEHNYREVRALLDHLSEKLTTFSEVGISPAHADHIFSELTTFEERVCEVLDRASALSQEGDELIQNSHYAEDSIQPKCCELRALTESTSSSLRARKDHLLKAIELHHRLERTSKWVDDGIYLLASQPVDKCQSHEGAEVALQELERYLDNAGCSQLTDLGSIWTEYEGVLNQQLREQVEKIYQKQASMQEMFDKRTVSLKKLAAKQMRPVQPVAPRPEAFIKSPLNSPAHRAQQEKNGSDSDNSCGKGQQQSEDGNSRHASLSEEEENLAVLRRHVMNELLETERAYVEELLCVLQGYASEMDNPAMSHLIPPSLQNKKEVLFGNMPEIYHFHKRTFLRELEQYTDCPELVGRCFLQRMTDLQIYEKYCHNKPRSESLWRQCSDCAFFHECQKKLEHKLGLDSYLLKPVQRITKYQLLLKEMLKYSRSCEGADDLQEALTSILGILKAVNDSMHLIAITGYEGNLTELGKLLMQGSFSVWTEHKKGHAKVKDLARFKPMQRHIFLHEKALLFCKRREENGEGYEKAPSYSFKQSLSMSAVGITENAKGDNKKFEIWCNSREEVYIVQAPTADVKTTWVNEIRKVLTTQLEACREASQQRAPDQVIQAPPVHSVTVCLSPFKTTQKTLKKGEEKKAELPALDVSSSSSPKLAGKDGAVTSPTSDRAAVAKKRFTLQGFSNLKAQKEPSASNDRSFTLPMTIFSSAGSPTSPDHKSKRQSDPTPFGYKGWNKPTLSLDASGENDGYSSAEEPLNSDPEDENTKKLCAGKYTVLVDYEKGGAEELSVKSGDSVELVKEGDDGQWFVRNLNSSEEGWIAAANLLTLIEKSKSCQSLTSSEGSGSGNLSTSSSCSETYTNFSEIKPPALQ; this is translated from the exons ATGAGATCATGCAGCTGGACAACAGTCCGCTCCGAGCTGCAGACATCAGCGCCGACCTCAGAAAGCAGTTCGCTTTCCTTTCAG GAGGTAGAGGGGATAATGGCAGCCCCGTCATCGTGTTCCCAGAATTCCCTGCGTTCAGCGAGATCACGGACAGAGAGTTTCACAATGTCCTGACCTACCTTACAAGTGTGCCAAG CCTGTCGTCAACAGACGTGGGTTTCATTCTGGTCATCGATCGGCGGCAGGACAGATGGGCGGCTGTGAAGGGGACGCTCCTCCGGATTGCt GGTTCCTTCCCCGGGAACCTccagctggttctggttctgaggcCCACCACCCTCCTGCAGCGGACTCTGTCAGACATTCTCTTCAAATTCAACAAGGatgatttcaaaatgaaagtgCCG GTGATCATGCTGAGCTCTCTGACCGAGCTGCACTCGTACATCGATCGCTCTCAGCTGACACAGGAGCTGGGAGGGACGCAGGAGTACTGTCACGAGAAGTGGATCTCCCATCGCACT GCTATTGAAGGTTTCGCTCTGATGGTTAAGAAAACGGCTCAGGCGCTGCAGTCGTTTGGAACCGACCTAGCAGAGACCGAACTCCCCAACGAGATCCAGGCCACAACCGTCCTGCTCAGCACGCACACCAACAAGAGGGACAAAATGAAG GAGGACCTGCTGGTGGCTCTGGGTCAGGGGAGCAGGCTTCTGGAGAGCATCAATGAACCCATCATGCACAACCCAGACCACAACATGAACCAGGACGAACTAGAAAACCTGGCCACAGTGCAGAG ACTGCTGTCTCAGCTGGATGAGACGGAGAGGGCTTTTGACGAGTTCTGGCTGAGGCATCAGACCAAACTGCAGCAGTGCCTCCAACTGCGTCACTTTGAGCACAACTACAGAGAA gtcagagcTCTGCTGGATCACTTGTCGGAGAAGCTCACCACCTTCTCAGAGGTCGGCATCAGTCCGGCCCACGCTGACCACATCTTCAGTGAACTCACCACCTTTGAGGAGAGAGTCTGT GAGGTTCTGGACAGAGCCTCGGCCTTGTCTCAGGAGGGTGATGAACTCATCCAGAACTCCCACTACGCCGAAGACTCGATCCAGCCCAAATGCTGCGAGCTCAGAGCCCTCACCGAGAGCACGAGCAGCAGCCTGAGGGCCCGGAAGGACCACCTCCTCAAAGCCATCGAGCTGCACCACCGCCTGGAGAGG ACGTCTAAATGGGTCGATGATGGGATCTACCTGCTGGCATCCCAGCCAGTAGACAAGTGCCAGTCACACGAGGGGGCGGAGGTGGCCCTGCAGGAGCTGGAGCGTTACCTGGACAATGCCGGCTGCAGCCAACTGACAGACCTCGGCAGCATCTGGACGGAGTATGAGGGGGTGTTGAACCAGCAGCTCAGG GAACAAGTGGAGAAGATTTACCAGAAGCAGGCGTCCATGCAGGAGATGTTTGACAAGAGGACGGTCAGCCTCAAGAAGCTAGCAGCCAAACAGATGAGGCCTGTGCAGCCGGTCGCCCCGAGACCCGAGGCCTTCATCAAGTCACCGCTCAACTCTCCTG CTCACAGAGCACAGCAGGAGAAGAACGGCTCGGACTCGGACAACAGCTGTGGAAAA GGACAGCAGCAGAGCGAAGACGGCAACAGCAGACACGCGTCTCTgtcagaagaggaggagaacctgGCAGTGCTCAGGCG ACACGTCATGAACGAACTGCTTGAAACCGAGAGAGCTTACGTGGAGGAGCTGCTCTGTGTGCTGCAG GGATATGCCTCAGAGATGGATAATCCTGCGATGTCTCACCTCATCCCGCCGTCTCTGCAGAACAAGAAGGAGGTTCTGTTCGGAAACATGCCAGAAATCTACCACTTCCACAAAAG GACCTTCCTGAGAGAGCTGGAGCAGTACACAGACTGCCCAGAGTTGGTTGGGAGGTGTTTCCTACAGAGG ATGACAGACCTCCAGATCTATGAGAAGTACTGTCACAACAAGCCTCGCTCAGAAAGCCTGTGGAGGCAGTGCTCCGACTGCGCCTTCTTTCAT GAGTGTCAGAAAAAGCTGGAGCATAAGTTGGGTTTAGACTCGTATCTGCTCAAACCTGTTCAAAGGATCACCAAATaccagctgctgctgaag GAAATGCTGAAGTACAGCAGGAGCTGTGAGGGGGCTGACGACCTGCAGGAGGCGCTGACCTCCATCTTAGGCATTCTGAAAGCCGTCAATGATTCTATGCACCTCATCGCTATCACAGGATACGAG ggtAATCTGACTGAGCTGGGTAAGCTGCTGATGCAGGGGTCCTTCAGCGTGTGGACCGAACACAAAAAAGGTCACGCCAAGGTTAAGGATCTGGCTCGGTTCAAGCCCATGCAGAGGCACATCTTCCTCCACGAGAAGGCCCTGCTCTTCTGcaagaggagggaggagaacGGAGAGGGCTATGAAAAAGCTCCCTCTTACAGCTTCAAGCAGTCTCTGAGT ATGAGTGCAGTGGGTATCACCGAAAATGCAAAAGGAGACAACAAAAAGTTTGAGATCTGGTGCAACTCCAGAGAAGAGGTTTATATTGTTCAG GCACCAACAGCTGACGTAAAAACTACATGGGTAAATGAGATCAGGAAGGTTCTGACAACCCAGTTGGAGGCATGCAGAg AAGCcagccagcagagggcgccagACCAGGTCATCCAAGCACCTCCTGTGCACAGTGTGACTGTGTGTCTAAG TCCATTTAAGACCACCCAGAAGACTTTGAAAAAGGGAGAGGAGAAAAAAGCTGAGCTCCCAGCCCTTGATGTCAGCTCCTCTTCTTCCCCAAAGCTCGCAGGGAAAG ACGGGGCTGTGACAAGCCCGACCTCAGACAGAGCTGCTGTGGCTAAAAAGCGCTTTACCTTACAGGGCTTCAGTAACCTCAAAGCTCAGAAAG AGCCCTCAGCTTCTAATGACAGAAGTTTTACTCTTCCCATGACAATCTTCTCATCAGCAG GATCTCCCACCAGCCCCGATCACAAGTCCAAGCGCCAGAGCGACCCTACGCCGTTTGGCTACAAAG GCTGGAACAAGCCGACTCTGTCGCTAGACGCCTCCGGGGAGAACGACGGCTACTCCAGCGCTGAGGAACCTCTCAACTCTGACCCCGAGGACGAAAACACAAAGAAGCTG TGCGCTGGAAAATACACTGTGCTGGTCGACTACGAGaaaggaggagctgaggagctTTCGGTCAAGAGTGGAGACTCTGTGGAGCTGGTCAAAGAGGGAGACGATGGTCAATG GTTTGTCCGTAACTTGAACTCCTCTGAGGAGGGCTGGATCGCTGCTGCCAACCTGCTCACTCTCATTGAGAAATCAAAGTCCTGCCAGTCTCTCACCAGCTCAG
- the mcf2lb gene encoding guanine nucleotide exchange factor DBS isoform X4 has product MSLHEFLREGGEASYRIVNRLSHLIQNLDISGFGSPFPFSPAGRKSSWTDWNDEIMQLDNSPLRAADISADLRKQFAFLSGGRGDNGSPVIVFPEFPAFSEITDREFHNVLTYLTSVPSLSSTDVGFILVIDRRQDRWAAVKGTLLRIAGSFPGNLQLVLVLRPTTLLQRTLSDILFKFNKDDFKMKVPVIMLSSLTELHSYIDRSQLTQELGGTQEYCHEKWISHRTAIEGFALMVKKTAQALQSFGTDLAETELPNEIQATTVLLSTHTNKRDKMKEDLLVALGQGSRLLESINEPIMHNPDHNMNQDELENLATVQRLLSQLDETERAFDEFWLRHQTKLQQCLQLRHFEHNYREVRALLDHLSEKLTTFSEVGISPAHADHIFSELTTFEERVCEVLDRASALSQEGDELIQNSHYAEDSIQPKCCELRALTESTSSSLRARKDHLLKAIELHHRLERTSKWVDDGIYLLASQPVDKCQSHEGAEVALQELERYLDNAGCSQLTDLGSIWTEYEGVLNQQLREQVEKIYQKQASMQEMFDKRTVSLKKLAAKQMRPVQPVAPRPEAFIKSPLNSPAHRAQQEKNGSDSDNSCGKGQQQSEDGNSRHASLSEEEENLAVLRRHVMNELLETERAYVEELLCVLQGYASEMDNPAMSHLIPPSLQNKKEVLFGNMPEIYHFHKRTFLRELEQYTDCPELVGRCFLQRMTDLQIYEKYCHNKPRSESLWRQCSDCAFFHECQKKLEHKLGLDSYLLKPVQRITKYQLLLKEMLKYSRSCEGADDLQEALTSILGILKAVNDSMHLIAITGYEGNLTELGKLLMQGSFSVWTEHKKGHAKVKDLARFKPMQRHIFLHEKALLFCKRREENGEGYEKAPSYSFKQSLSMSAVGITENAKGDNKKFEIWCNSREEVYIVQAPTADVKTTWVNEIRKVLTTQLEACREASQQRAPDQVIQAPPVHSVTVCLSPFKTTQKTLKKGEEKKAELPALDVSSSSSPKLAGKDGAVTSPTSDRAAVAKKRFTLQGFSNLKAQKEPSASNDRSFTLPMTIFSSAGSPTSPDHKSKRQSDPTPFGYKGWNKPTLSLDASGENDGYSSAEEPLNSDPEDENTKKLCAGKYTVLVDYEKGGAEELSVKSGDSVELVKEGDDGQWFVRNLNSSEEGWIAAANLLTLIEKSKSCQSLTSSEGSGSGNLSTSSSCSETYTNFSEIKPPALQ; this is encoded by the exons ATGAGATCATGCAGCTGGACAACAGTCCGCTCCGAGCTGCAGACATCAGCGCCGACCTCAGAAAGCAGTTCGCTTTCCTTTCAG GAGGTAGAGGGGATAATGGCAGCCCCGTCATCGTGTTCCCAGAATTCCCTGCGTTCAGCGAGATCACGGACAGAGAGTTTCACAATGTCCTGACCTACCTTACAAGTGTGCCAAG CCTGTCGTCAACAGACGTGGGTTTCATTCTGGTCATCGATCGGCGGCAGGACAGATGGGCGGCTGTGAAGGGGACGCTCCTCCGGATTGCt GGTTCCTTCCCCGGGAACCTccagctggttctggttctgaggcCCACCACCCTCCTGCAGCGGACTCTGTCAGACATTCTCTTCAAATTCAACAAGGatgatttcaaaatgaaagtgCCG GTGATCATGCTGAGCTCTCTGACCGAGCTGCACTCGTACATCGATCGCTCTCAGCTGACACAGGAGCTGGGAGGGACGCAGGAGTACTGTCACGAGAAGTGGATCTCCCATCGCACT GCTATTGAAGGTTTCGCTCTGATGGTTAAGAAAACGGCTCAGGCGCTGCAGTCGTTTGGAACCGACCTAGCAGAGACCGAACTCCCCAACGAGATCCAGGCCACAACCGTCCTGCTCAGCACGCACACCAACAAGAGGGACAAAATGAAG GAGGACCTGCTGGTGGCTCTGGGTCAGGGGAGCAGGCTTCTGGAGAGCATCAATGAACCCATCATGCACAACCCAGACCACAACATGAACCAGGACGAACTAGAAAACCTGGCCACAGTGCAGAG ACTGCTGTCTCAGCTGGATGAGACGGAGAGGGCTTTTGACGAGTTCTGGCTGAGGCATCAGACCAAACTGCAGCAGTGCCTCCAACTGCGTCACTTTGAGCACAACTACAGAGAA gtcagagcTCTGCTGGATCACTTGTCGGAGAAGCTCACCACCTTCTCAGAGGTCGGCATCAGTCCGGCCCACGCTGACCACATCTTCAGTGAACTCACCACCTTTGAGGAGAGAGTCTGT GAGGTTCTGGACAGAGCCTCGGCCTTGTCTCAGGAGGGTGATGAACTCATCCAGAACTCCCACTACGCCGAAGACTCGATCCAGCCCAAATGCTGCGAGCTCAGAGCCCTCACCGAGAGCACGAGCAGCAGCCTGAGGGCCCGGAAGGACCACCTCCTCAAAGCCATCGAGCTGCACCACCGCCTGGAGAGG ACGTCTAAATGGGTCGATGATGGGATCTACCTGCTGGCATCCCAGCCAGTAGACAAGTGCCAGTCACACGAGGGGGCGGAGGTGGCCCTGCAGGAGCTGGAGCGTTACCTGGACAATGCCGGCTGCAGCCAACTGACAGACCTCGGCAGCATCTGGACGGAGTATGAGGGGGTGTTGAACCAGCAGCTCAGG GAACAAGTGGAGAAGATTTACCAGAAGCAGGCGTCCATGCAGGAGATGTTTGACAAGAGGACGGTCAGCCTCAAGAAGCTAGCAGCCAAACAGATGAGGCCTGTGCAGCCGGTCGCCCCGAGACCCGAGGCCTTCATCAAGTCACCGCTCAACTCTCCTG CTCACAGAGCACAGCAGGAGAAGAACGGCTCGGACTCGGACAACAGCTGTGGAAAA GGACAGCAGCAGAGCGAAGACGGCAACAGCAGACACGCGTCTCTgtcagaagaggaggagaacctgGCAGTGCTCAGGCG ACACGTCATGAACGAACTGCTTGAAACCGAGAGAGCTTACGTGGAGGAGCTGCTCTGTGTGCTGCAG GGATATGCCTCAGAGATGGATAATCCTGCGATGTCTCACCTCATCCCGCCGTCTCTGCAGAACAAGAAGGAGGTTCTGTTCGGAAACATGCCAGAAATCTACCACTTCCACAAAAG GACCTTCCTGAGAGAGCTGGAGCAGTACACAGACTGCCCAGAGTTGGTTGGGAGGTGTTTCCTACAGAGG ATGACAGACCTCCAGATCTATGAGAAGTACTGTCACAACAAGCCTCGCTCAGAAAGCCTGTGGAGGCAGTGCTCCGACTGCGCCTTCTTTCAT GAGTGTCAGAAAAAGCTGGAGCATAAGTTGGGTTTAGACTCGTATCTGCTCAAACCTGTTCAAAGGATCACCAAATaccagctgctgctgaag GAAATGCTGAAGTACAGCAGGAGCTGTGAGGGGGCTGACGACCTGCAGGAGGCGCTGACCTCCATCTTAGGCATTCTGAAAGCCGTCAATGATTCTATGCACCTCATCGCTATCACAGGATACGAG ggtAATCTGACTGAGCTGGGTAAGCTGCTGATGCAGGGGTCCTTCAGCGTGTGGACCGAACACAAAAAAGGTCACGCCAAGGTTAAGGATCTGGCTCGGTTCAAGCCCATGCAGAGGCACATCTTCCTCCACGAGAAGGCCCTGCTCTTCTGcaagaggagggaggagaacGGAGAGGGCTATGAAAAAGCTCCCTCTTACAGCTTCAAGCAGTCTCTGAGT ATGAGTGCAGTGGGTATCACCGAAAATGCAAAAGGAGACAACAAAAAGTTTGAGATCTGGTGCAACTCCAGAGAAGAGGTTTATATTGTTCAG GCACCAACAGCTGACGTAAAAACTACATGGGTAAATGAGATCAGGAAGGTTCTGACAACCCAGTTGGAGGCATGCAGAg AAGCcagccagcagagggcgccagACCAGGTCATCCAAGCACCTCCTGTGCACAGTGTGACTGTGTGTCTAAG TCCATTTAAGACCACCCAGAAGACTTTGAAAAAGGGAGAGGAGAAAAAAGCTGAGCTCCCAGCCCTTGATGTCAGCTCCTCTTCTTCCCCAAAGCTCGCAGGGAAAG ACGGGGCTGTGACAAGCCCGACCTCAGACAGAGCTGCTGTGGCTAAAAAGCGCTTTACCTTACAGGGCTTCAGTAACCTCAAAGCTCAGAAAG AGCCCTCAGCTTCTAATGACAGAAGTTTTACTCTTCCCATGACAATCTTCTCATCAGCAG GATCTCCCACCAGCCCCGATCACAAGTCCAAGCGCCAGAGCGACCCTACGCCGTTTGGCTACAAAG GCTGGAACAAGCCGACTCTGTCGCTAGACGCCTCCGGGGAGAACGACGGCTACTCCAGCGCTGAGGAACCTCTCAACTCTGACCCCGAGGACGAAAACACAAAGAAGCTG TGCGCTGGAAAATACACTGTGCTGGTCGACTACGAGaaaggaggagctgaggagctTTCGGTCAAGAGTGGAGACTCTGTGGAGCTGGTCAAAGAGGGAGACGATGGTCAATG GTTTGTCCGTAACTTGAACTCCTCTGAGGAGGGCTGGATCGCTGCTGCCAACCTGCTCACTCTCATTGAGAAATCAAAGTCCTGCCAGTCTCTCACCAGCTCAG